One Dunckerocampus dactyliophorus isolate RoL2022-P2 chromosome 15, RoL_Ddac_1.1, whole genome shotgun sequence genomic window, GAAGTCCCACAGATCGCCGGCATCACGCCAtgattgtttacaagtgagctcagggaggTGTGGCGCATGTTACAGAAAAGGactgcttgatttgctcacctaagaccagtaacacacaccacagtatgggtaatctcgcctcttAGGGATTTTTGGAAATTattggttatctgagctattttatgTTATCAAATTTATTGCTATGACGTCATATTTCCTCATATTGGCCCGTGCACCCCTAATTTAGCAGTTaaataggttttgtggctccaagtgaGTTTTCATTTGGTGGAAAGGGCCCAAATGGCCCAAATGGCTCTTCTGATGCTAAAGGTGTAAACGTGCACATTCACCCTGCTCATCCATCAGCTTTTTGGCTAGTTCTTCACTCTCTGCTTCATCGGCTCCCTCTAGTTCTAAAGGCTCATCCGCGATGTCCAGAGTCTCCAGTTCCAGCTCCAACTCCTCTGTGGTGCTCGCGCCCTCCTTGCCCTCTCTGCCATCTGACAAAGACAGCATCAAGATGAGTGAGTCTATTTTGTTTAGTCAACAGTATCTAAGTTAAACAAACCTTTAGCATCATCCTTGTCTTTGGCCTGGCTGCCCTTCTCGTTGTCCTTGAAGAGGATGGCGGGGACAAAGGCCTTCAGGTCCACCAGGTTCTCATAGAAGTTACGAGCGTCTTCGTCCTCCCAGATCCCACCTTCCAGGTCGTACTCTCCAGGCTTACCGGGGGTGAAAATGTCAATGCCAGGGCCGTGCTCTGAGGGAGAAACATGTCATCTCTTAAGACTTGTCAGTTTAAGCTGAGCGTGgttgggagacaaaaaaaaacaaaaacaaaaaaaacagacacaccTTCCTGCACGGTCTTGTCCTGAGGCAACTCTGGCATGTTTTCATCCAGCAGATCAGCCAGCGACTGAGTGTTGGCCAGCAGCTTCTGATAGGAGGTGGCAAACTCCTCATACTGTTTGTGTCTGTCCTCGCTCAGCTCCCCTTTGGAATGTAAGATACGCCTGAAGACCACAAGAAGCTCCATTGGCCTTAGAGACCTTCATAGAGGGGCAGAAGAACTCTCACAACTGATCTCACCTGTTCTGCCTTTCAATGTTCTGCAGCTCCCTGTGGTCCTTCTTCAGGTGTTTGGTGAGAGATGTGAAGTACTCCCGCAGAAGGTTCTGGAAGGGCTGCTGTTTCTCTGTGCTTATGATCTCACTGGGGGGAAAGGTGAGCTTGTACTTCTCGGCAGCCAGCTTCACCTTGCGAGGCACCAGGCCGGCAATGTCGTCCCCACAGTGCTTACAGAAGCTGATCACCACCGACACGTGAGTGTGTGTCTCACGGTCGATGCCGATGATGTTCTTCAGCTGCTCATATATGAGAGACAGACCCTCTTTGTCGGTGAAGAATCCCACGATGGTGAGCTCGGCCAGGAAGCGCAGGTCTGTGCGCAGCTTGCTCACATTGGGTGCTTTGTCTTCCTTCCTGGCCTCAAAGTGCTTCTTCCAGGCCTGCAGTAGCAGAGGAGCAAACTCGGCATACCTCTGATGGAAGAGAGAGCACAGGTGTACGGCGCAGCCCACGTCTGAGATCTTCAGCTTGGCCTCCACCACGGAGCTCACCGCCTCGCCGATGTATTTGCTCAAGTTCAGGGAGGCAAAATCGTTGGAGAGAGAATCACGCTGCTGTTCGGTGAGGGTGCGGAGCTTCTTGACAAAGGCCGTGTTCTTTTTGAGGCTGGAGTCCAGTCGGCTGAAGAAGGTCTCTTCGGGACGGGCCTCGTGGGCGTTCTGGTTCCTGCTGCGTAGTTCCTTCCTGCACTGGTGGCGCTCCCAGGCCTCCTGGTGCAGCTGATGCCCTTCTTCCTGTTCCCTACAACAATTGGGTCATATTCATTTTATCTGTGTGAGCAAAGGGATTTGATCTTATCTTTACTGGTCTGTATTGCTAAGATCTTGGCTAATACAGGAAGTTATTATTGTTAGAAGAAGATATGATGCCACATTGAAAGTCACGTACTTTAGGagagccgcttcttcttcccgTTGCCTCTTGGCCTCATCCTCTTGAAGCTTCCTCTCCTGCTCCTCTTTCTGCCTCTtcacctcctcctctttctgCTTCTGCTCTTCCTCTGCTTTCTgtttctcctcctctttcttccttcgctccttctcctctttcttcttcttttcctcctcCAGACGCTTCCTCTTCTCCTCTTTGCCGCTGTCTTTTTTGCTGCTCAGCTTGGCCTCATCTTTTGCTTTGTCTCGCGAGGGTGCGGTTTTCCTCTCCCCCTCTCTGTCCTTCTCTTTGTCCTTGGGGCTGAAGCAGCCAGCATCATTCTCATCCATGTTTACTGAGCGCTGGCGTTCAGCAGGCATACTGAGAGAAGCGGACAAGCAAGAGATGTTGGGTCAAATCATTCAACTATAGTCACATCTGCTGCACACACTAAACGTACTTTCAACTCGATATGAtgttctttattcataaatggCAAAACAACACATGAAATCTACGTTAGGTCATGATATCTATAGGAATCAAAAAGGCTATGACAATTATAGTGCAAATCGGGATAGAACTGTAAAAATAGCTAACATGCATTAAAGTACAagtcaataattttttttttaaatacaaaattcAGCTCCATAGCATACATcggtggtgtccaaacttttttcacaaaaggctgcatacagaaaaatttggCTCCAATTTGTTATTCTTCACATTTGTACTCATAAAACACGTTAAAACCAACccaatgtaggtcaacataTGCACAGTAGTTAAATATAGGTGACTACATAGTAGTTAAATATAGGTGACTACATACACAATGGAGGCCAATAGGGCCCAAATTAGATGCATTTTTCATGTAACCTTTTATATTTatccaaatatacaaatatcatATAGGCCAATAAATATTTTTAGTGTTTGCTTTTGGGACTAtgtcaaatataataaaaagtgAGGAATTACCTTCATAAAAAAATCTCatctataattttaaaaatatataacaatctCTTGATCGTGCAATTTTTTGGGGATAGCCAAATGAACTGCATTTATAATTGTAGATACATTTTCTTTAATGTCGTTTCATTTGCagttttattaatattgttgaatATCCTAatcatgttttatgttttgtgtgGCCCTAATCATTCTTTGATCGTTCAATTTGGAAACGGCATCGTTTGTTAGCGACTTAGCTTAGCTACATGATCATGACTGCTTTTACAGCATAGCTAACAAACGTCCATTCTACTACAATACGAATGATAAAATAGGGCAAAATAAAGCACCTTACAGGTGCTGCATCGTTTAAAAAGCCAAGTACTCCCAAAAACTTACCATCGCTAACACGTTTAGCTAGGCCACTACAATGGACGTCCTGCAACAGATGTAAACAAACGCTTTCAAATCGTTAAACCTCTCCTTAGTTTGTGGCTGTACATAATAATGGATGGTTAAATATTTTTACTATATTTCAATGAATGGTGTGCCTCAAATCTGAGtatataatattgtaaaatGCGACGGCTTACCTGCTACTGATAGCAAAACAAACACCAGCCATCGACGTTTGACTTCCGTGTGAACATGAACGACCCCTTCGTGGTTGTACAAAATTATGCCTGACTAAAAAgatttgtttcatttgattATCCATCCAGGTCTAGATTTGGCATTAGGTGAAATGTACTAACTGCTTATCTcctaaatattaaaattttctaaaattttaaatgttttacaaTTTTGACAGGCAACGACCGACCTCAGTCTGGGACAGTACGTGCATCATTTAGCCATAACGTCATATTATAAGAAGCAAATCCATACAATCctaattttggagaaaaaaatattaccaCACTTCAGTGTTCATTTTGAACAAAAGTTCGTGCACTGTGTAATTTGTTTATGGTAATTAATCAAATTAGGACTGACAAGACTTTGAACTGACAGGTGGTCATAACATTTAAGAGTGCATTTATTATGTGAAAACAGGAACGACAAACGTGATAATGTTTTCTACCCAAGTCAATTGTGAAACAGCAAAAGAACAAACTTTACAGCTTGATGCCTTCATAACTGCTTCCATTTGAAGACTTCTGCCCTGGGTTACAGCTGCTATTTTGTGTCTTTGGAACATGGCGGCCTTCTGAGGCAGTCCTAATTTCAGTCTTCTGGAGCAAAGCACCATGGGAGGAGATTTAAAATGGTCAGCATCCTTGTccttgtataaaaaaaaatctcataaaaTAAAGATTCATATAAAAAGTCCCTCATTGAGAGTCATGCAGATGATTGACAGCTCAGTCAGCCTATGGTCTCTGAGCCAAGCAACTCTTTCCCTGCTGCTCCACCAGCTTGATGTGAGTGTAAGACAGGATTCCCACCACAGTACAGAGGATCCCCATAGCCTGATAGTGGCATAGAATGACAGTAATGACCAAATATTACACAACTTAGAGAGTAGTGCCGGGGCTCTCACCTGGTTGAGCGACAGCGGCTCCTGGAAAAGCACGTATCCTCCAATGAGAGTGATGCAGAATTTGAAGTGACCGAATATGTTGTAGCTGGAAAGATTTAAGTCAAGACAAACAGGATTGAAAATGACACCACCTATTCTGCCTCATGTATTTCAGGATACGTAACAGCCGACGTGTTTCCAATTATCCAGTAGATGGACAGGTTGACCAGGAATGCCACCAATCCAGAGAAAAACACCGTCAACTGGAAAACCACAATGTGACCTTGAGGTGACCACCCTTAAACATGAAGTCGCCATATTAGGCAtgaataggcctgtcacgataatcaacaCATCAATTAGCCGATACAGCACGCTAAATAAATCGGggactggatcattttgccagcctggatatattgacatgtgcatgcgtgtttgttttcctcctctctctctaccaacctgacaagaggtttcactctgtgcacctgtctcaacacctgggcgtgttggttctgtagcggaatgaacggagtgagtgaaccctcctgtcagtcattcactCTCTTCATCCCAGTGAGGAAAGGCGCGCTACGCACCAGCAAGTGCACTACTTTCTAGCTATGTGTGTGGTGTGCCACACCATGGAATACTTTcttggtgcctgttgtgaataaaacaccatctgatgGCAATTTTAGCCCGTTTGCGCACCGCCATTTTgggacatgaaaaagtttgcgacaaagacaatgaaagaaATACTACAAAACAGTGCAATTTAGGTGTCAGTGATTCccaaagtataacacctcattttGTTCTatccaaaacatgtattttaacCAAAACCTTACACACGATTAAGGGGCAGTATGTTGTGTGTATGCAAATGAACTGATGTCTGCATTGACACTCAGGGCCTATTCACATGGGAACGCTCTTGgaattttttttggcaggtttgAAAGAAAGTCACGTCCACACTatgccagattagtaaatagttacaTCCAGATGGGAATGGATAACTgagtgaaaaggatgtaatacacaagacaAACCTaggtgtggcgctgtgaactgATACGAGGACGGGCCCAcatgacactccaaaccatagagGAAGAAAGAATTGATGCACACAAGTCCGTCATCTTTCACTTTTCAAGGGTCATGGAATTACATGTGCATCATTACGAGAGTGCAATACAAGAAAGAAAATACCGGGAGGGAGAATGTCcactgcggtgagtcatgacactcaaatattcagacatgttggcttgttgtcagcgctcacttctggtcacatgacggcaACGTCATCGTTTTTAAATTGTAGATTGATTTGCTAGTCCATACGGAAACGGCAAGctgattttcccactctggaagtcgtttgaaaaaatacagcttcgggtcacccagaacgccgcttctgtgtggatgagaggctgaaaacaTTTCCCTGTGAATAGCCCCCGAGGTCAACTTCACATTTCTggcttatttcctttttttgggTCAATATTTAGGCAATAactaaagtgacactgatttgaaatcataaatattgtgattgattgtgatttttattttgctaATAGAAACATagagtcaattttattttcattgggttttttgtcttttagttgaatttattatgttgtttgttgaatttattttatttaaaagctctcaacaattccaattacaatgttaaatacgtGTGAGGAATTTGAGTTTAacgcttttgatacggtgtactggcattattatgacatacagtatattatcattacattcatgacaaAAAGGTCTAGAAATAATGTTGGCAATAATATCCAtaatcggcaataatttgtaggacaagtatcatccagcaaaatgtgttatggtgacaggcctaggcATGAAGTTTTATCCTCTGACCAGAGCAGGAAGCGACCAGGGTCCAAATATTCCCCCATCTCCAGTCAGGGGCTCAAAAAACGGAACAACACAAAGCAGGAAGCCTGATGAGAGAGGAGCCTGGTAGTAAAGAAGCTGCATGGAGTTGACCTGGAGCTCATGTTGCTTTGCTCCCACCCACTAGAAGACAGAGTGAATTCCAGATTCCAGTACTTGACATCATTCTGTATGGACTTTTCTGTAAGCTCACCACTTGGTAGAGGGACGTCACTAGGACACCAAGCGTGGCAAAAACGGTGCCCAGCGCATTGAAGCGCACGTCATAATACAGGTTCAAAATCACACCTAATGTTATTGGCACCTGCACAggtgaagagaagaagaagaggtgaTGCAGCtctaaatacatactgtactgtgagCTCAGTGAAAGACAACAAAAGCTCACCAGGGTGAGTTTAATCTTAGTGGAGAAGGTCTTCCTGTAGTAGGTGGTCTGGATGAGGATAATGACGGGCGTGGTCATGGCTTTGGCCAGCTGGTATGTACCAATGGAGTTGTTCTGCAGAGACAGATTGGTGAAGGCCACAAAGCCGCAGAAGCTCAGTGCTAGCCACACAATCTGGCTCAGCGGGAGGCTTTTGGGGGAGAAAATGTCCATCTTTTGGCAAATGTAAAGTCCCAGACAGGTGACCACAAAGTGGATGAGGGTCAGGGACATGCTGGGGAAGCCGTAGTGCACGTAGATCCACTTGTTGATGAAGACAATGCAGATGGAGGACAGCAGGTTGACAAGCAGGCCGCCAATGATGCGCTGGTTGGCGGATAGCTGGAGCAGCTCCCTGGCATCCATCATGCTGGACATTTTCAACAGCGTCACTCCAATGGCAACTTTGCAGCTATTCAAAGTCAGACATTTGGTGAAAGTGGAAACATTCAACAGTTTGTACAGTAGTTTTAGTACCAACATAACTCAAATTTCAACCACGCTTTGTTAGACTGATGTTAACAGGGTCTGCCTATTATCTTATGACATTAATGTGGAACATTTGCCACTGAGTACCCCCTACTGCTCTAATTCATGCGACACTTCCCTCTTTAGAAGTTTGGGCCACACCTTTCCACTTCCCTTTTGTGGGACCTCGTAATGCTCAAATCTACATATAAAAACTattgaatttttaaaataagcACATTGACAAAAGCTATACAATCTAGTAAATAATATTAAGGCTAAACATGCTGTACACTACAAGGTTTCACTCTAAGCTGGAGATAAATCTTCTTTTGCCAGCAACACAAAAACCCAAAAGAAAtataaaacaacaactttggctctttatttcatattttgttcggtctttgcatcttttttttcttctttacttTGCGAGACGCGAGATGTGAGACAACCAGGATGTGTTCCGAAGGTTAGACTTGGGCTAGACTGTCCCATTTCACATGGGACTCTCATGAAGGACCCAGCCTTCATCGACCGCATAGGCTGGGTCCAGGGATGGACTGGACTGGATAAAAATttggccctggactttttggtccAGACCAGCCCACACAATCCGCGCACATATACTGTGCCAACTCACCCCATTgatgtacatacaaacacataaGTCCTTAATAACGCCAGTATACTAAACAGCATCcctctactgtatattgtgGAGCCgtgaatacatactgtaaatgaaagtGAAATCATTTATGGGTGGGCTCATTGAGCTGCTAGGGTCTCTGGTGAGATCATGTCCACACAAGATCACAAATACGGGCATGAAAAGCAGACGAATAATGTGAAATAGTTCTGAACAAGAttacaagcaaaaaaataagtCTGCATGCAATCAGAACTTTGACTAGTTGACTATGGAAAACAGTAACATAACCATCTGattttatgttattgttgtaACAGTAGTGTTTTAGTCATTGTAACTATCAAGGACCATAAACACTgactgaaaaaatatgtaaagcaTAGATATTGTTGAAATTGTTACGTCAATGTCTTTCATAATGCAAATTTGACTGTGGCCACTGAAATAGGAGCATGTCGACACTGGAAACACTTGAACTCTGCAGGTGACATGATCGGGGGGGATGTCATTATAGGTAGAAATGATTACACAGTGTCTCAAAACACATCGTATTGTGCAATATGTGACTTGTAAGCTTGGAGATGTCATCACTGAAGTGCTTCATATCGATAACATACACACCACGTTTGCTTTGTATTATGTCACTACCAAACACACGGATGCACACAGattaaaatagtaaataaaacgTCTGATATTCAAATGAGTTTAGTTCACATGACCCAGGCAGAACAAACGGCAAGATCTTATTaacttacagcaggggtcaccaacatggtgcccacgagcaccaggtagcccccacgaccacgaggtgcgcaagcctgcttttcattcagcatattcgctttgtttgggtttaaaataaactctgaaaataaatgttacaaaaatgagtagctcttggccattttcattttgtaaaagtagctctcacaaggaaaaacgttggtgacccctgacttaCAAAGAGTGAGGTGAACGCGAACTCCTGGCCAACTAGCAAAACACCCTGGAGGACGTCGAGCAGTCGCGGAGCGACAGCTGGGATGGGCAAGATACGAAAAGAACCAATCAACAAGCTTGTCGGCGGCACTGAACTCTatatactactggaaggggcgtccctgctgaccgcatgaagccattgtcggccatcttgctgcacccaaaaaaagcacacacgcatacacatacatgtatcttcattcactacatttattatgtttcgatataaaaattaacacgaattaacaaaaaatcCATTAAAACAGAGTAAATGTACTAGACTCAAATCTTAAAATTTCCCTCGAGTTTAAGtttttttcctacctctatagtgtgaaattacaatgcataacaagccaatttcagtgttcacaaggtatttgttatgataaggatctacgtagtatcaaagttaaatgctagcatacctttagaagatgatcaggaaagtcaaatgttgttggaactgcattttgtcataatctaacagtctgaccggtcctgtccaagttctcctcggtgaaatgacttgaacagagttgcgatctggccgcaggaatccacctgtctctccgcatatttactacccattgctttagaagttgaacaatgcagtgtggaa contains:
- the slc35e3 gene encoding solute carrier family 35 member E3 isoform X2, yielding MDQDWRVDRPERPPGTTSDFGHVWPEHQVNLGKTRRGGAESKDDQDSSMMDARELLQLSANQRIIGGLLVNLLSSICIVFINKWIYVHYGFPSMSLTLIHFVVTCLGLYICQKMDIFSPKSLPLSQIVWLALSFCGFVAFTNLSLQNNSIGTYQLAKAMTTPVIILIQTTYYRKTFSTKIKLTLVPITLGVILNLYYDVRFNALGTVFATLGVLVTSLYQVWVGAKQHELQVNSMQLLYYQAPLSSGFLLCVVPFFEPLTGDGGIFGPWSLPALLTVFFSGLVAFLVNLSIYWIIGNTSAVTYNIFGHFKFCITLIGGYVLFQEPLSLNQAMGILCTVVGILSYTHIKLVEQQGKSCLAQRP
- the slc35e3 gene encoding solute carrier family 35 member E3 isoform X1 translates to MDQDWRVDRPERPPGTTSDFGHVWPEHQVNLGKTRRGGAESKDDQDSSCKVAIGVTLLKMSSMMDARELLQLSANQRIIGGLLVNLLSSICIVFINKWIYVHYGFPSMSLTLIHFVVTCLGLYICQKMDIFSPKSLPLSQIVWLALSFCGFVAFTNLSLQNNSIGTYQLAKAMTTPVIILIQTTYYRKTFSTKIKLTLVPITLGVILNLYYDVRFNALGTVFATLGVLVTSLYQVWVGAKQHELQVNSMQLLYYQAPLSSGFLLCVVPFFEPLTGDGGIFGPWSLPALLTVFFSGLVAFLVNLSIYWIIGNTSAVTYNIFGHFKFCITLIGGYVLFQEPLSLNQAMGILCTVVGILSYTHIKLVEQQGKSCLAQRP
- the slc35e3 gene encoding solute carrier family 35 member E3 isoform X3, translated to MLVLKLLYKLLNVSTFTKCLTLNSCKVAIGVTLLKMSSMMDARELLQLSANQRIIGGLLVNLLSSICIVFINKWIYVHYGFPSMSLTLIHFVVTCLGLYICQKMDIFSPKSLPLSQIVWLALSFCGFVAFTNLSLQNNSIGTYQLAKAMTTPVIILIQTTYYRKTFSTKIKLTLVPITLGVILNLYYDVRFNALGTVFATLGVLVTSLYQVWVGAKQHELQVNSMQLLYYQAPLSSGFLLCVVPFFEPLTGDGGIFGPWSLPALLTVFFSGLVAFLVNLSIYWIIGNTSAVTYNIFGHFKFCITLIGGYVLFQEPLSLNQAMGILCTVVGILSYTHIKLVEQQGKSCLAQRP
- the slc35e3 gene encoding solute carrier family 35 member E3 isoform X4, which encodes MSSMMDARELLQLSANQRIIGGLLVNLLSSICIVFINKWIYVHYGFPSMSLTLIHFVVTCLGLYICQKMDIFSPKSLPLSQIVWLALSFCGFVAFTNLSLQNNSIGTYQLAKAMTTPVIILIQTTYYRKTFSTKIKLTLVPITLGVILNLYYDVRFNALGTVFATLGVLVTSLYQVWVGAKQHELQVNSMQLLYYQAPLSSGFLLCVVPFFEPLTGDGGIFGPWSLPALLTVFFSGLVAFLVNLSIYWIIGNTSAVTYNIFGHFKFCITLIGGYVLFQEPLSLNQAMGILCTVVGILSYTHIKLVEQQGKSCLAQRP